A window from Dysidea avara chromosome 2, odDysAvar1.4, whole genome shotgun sequence encodes these proteins:
- the LOC136247094 gene encoding NACHT, LRR and PYD domains-containing protein 3-like, with product MALSSQYATVIPHGKQRDDTPDWCDMHINVVYQYAVHWEAIGAELGLEHFEIANITENHPNRIENRCAAMLRKWLEKGTSPTWGTLDDAINTVGDTVSHEFSCNFKERYIATRFTVEHDAWPPEQPKEYTTLALIHHKNQPTQHQIFALAKQKATGKVDNIVAATRGNGDQFNLDDQDSKALTECLQERKCTHNLADILAPLENPDKEQQRTVLIEGAPGLGKTVLLRQIAYEWARDKQLIKSRLVFLLLLRDPTVREMSSVTDLVQYFSTESTEACKIHADNIISKTNGKSVTFLLDGYDELPAQKRKGSFIANIIQHKILPLSAVIVSSRPHASTALRNNALCQVDILGFSKDDQILFFQTALKDQPGKLQHLLSYLEDHPIISSLCFIPFIMTVLLWLLKQGFTLPNNSTELYNHFICHTIHHHLVKDDHVKDDASSNNFTDLNSLPQPYKKIIQELSVLCLKALENNDLVFTLQDIKKYCPEIDTFPGAINGFGLLQAVEHYSQDPTLIGKTKTLNFIHFSIQEYLAAYQITCLPPNEELQFIKTNFFSEFYSNTFALYVGLTRGQRPCFKKFLSSYGKNFISSFFSLNTNKIATKFLEDDRKSLRLFQCFQEADDQESCNSITDKIHSSKVINLQEDNKTMTPLLPSDIHCLALFLSRSPNMQLKTLNSLLCHIGDAGLRILHQPLVNSSITIDKINLCNNSLTSQSSEIVCEIATSCKTTKLNIANNKFTDGLDLSNNSTLELLIIDKNDMSSSGASKLFVALRNNKDTKLRSLHINNNQIDDETVSDITQFLMENNTLTELSILNNRLSGRGILTILKSLYHNNTLTNLNIGLWLIKENADMIAEREQLLIGKLNSRYIV from the exons ATGGCATTATCAAGTCAGTATGCCACGGTTATACCACATGGAAAACAAA GAGATGATACTCCAGATTGGTGTGATATGCACATAAATGTTGTGTACCAGTACGCAGTACACTGGGAGGCTATTGGAGCTGAACTAGGACTGGAGCATTTTGAGATTGCTAACATCACTGAAAATCATCCCAACAGAATTGAGAATAGGTGTGCTGCCATGCTGAGGAAATGGCTAGAAAAGGGCACCTCACCAACATGGGGTACTCTGGATGATGCCATCAATACTGTAG GAGATACAGTAAGCCATGAATTTTCTTGCAATTTCAAAGAACGTTATATTGCCACCAGGTTTACTGTAGAACATGATGCTTGGCCACCAGAACAGCCTAAGGAATATACGACATTAGCCTTAATCCACCACAAAAATCAACCAACGCAACACCAAATTTTTGCCTTAGCTAAACAAAAAGCTACTGGAAAAGTTGATAACATTGTTGCGGCAACTAGAGGCAATGGTGACCAATTTAACCTAGATGATCAAGACTCAAAGGCTCTTACTGAATGTCTTCAAGAACGCAAATGCACACATAACCTTGCTGATATCCTAGCTCCACTGGAAAATCCTGACAAGGAACAGCAGCGAACTGTGTTGATTGAAGGTGCTCCTGGATTAGGGAAAACTGTCCTGTTGAGACAAATTGCTTATGAATGGGCAAGAGACAAGCAATTAATTAAAAGCCGGTTAGTGTTTTTATTGCTTCTTCGAGACCCAACTGTAAGAGAGATGTCCTCTGTGACTGATCTTGTCCAATACTTTAGTACCGAATCTACCGAGGCATGCAAAATCCATGCAGATAATATCATATCAAAAACAAATGGGAAAAGTGTTACATTTTTGCTTGATGGTTATGATGAACTTCCTGCCCAAAAAAGAAAAGGTAGTTTCATTGCAAATATTATTCAACATAAAATATTGCCTTTGTCTGCTGTAATAGTCTCTTCTCGCCCTCATGCTTCAACTGCACTTCGTAACAACGCTCTTTGTCAAGTTGACATTTTGGGATTTAGTAAAGATGACCAGATTCTTTTCTTTCAGACTGCACTCAAAGATCAGCCCGGTAAATTGCAACATCTTCTTAGTTACCTAGAAGACCATCCCATCATTAGCAGTCTTTGTTTCATCCCCTTTATCATGACTGTGTTGCTGTGGCTACTTAAACAAGGATTTACTCTTCCTAACAACTCTACTGAATTATATAATCATTTCATCTGTCATACCATCCATCATCATCTTGTAAAAGATGATCATGTAAAAGATGATGCTTCTTCTAACAATTTTACTGATCTAAACAGTCTCCCTCAGCCTTACAAAAAAATAATACAAGAACTGTCAGTCTTGTGTCTTAAGGCTTTGGAAAATAATGATCTAGTGTTCACCTTGCAAGATATTAAAAAATATTGTCCAGAAATAGACACTTTTCCTGGTGCAATTAATGGGTTTGGATTATTACAAGCAGTGGAGCATTACAGTCAGGATCCTACACTGATAGGTAAAACCAAAACTCTGAACTTCATACATTTTTCAATACAAGAATATCTTGCTGCTTATCAAATTACTTGCCTTCCTCCTAATGAAGAGTTACAGTTTATAAAAACCAATTTCTTTTCCGAATTTTACTCCAACACTTTTGCTCTTTATGTAGGTCTGACAAGAGGTCAGCGTCCATGCTTCAAAAAATTCTTGTCTTcttatggtaaaaattttatttcATCCTTTTTCTCCCTTAACACAAATAAGATTGCTACCAAATTTCTAGAAGATGACAGGAAATCCCTTAGGTTGTTCCAGTGCTTTCAAGAAGCTGATGATCAGGAGTCATGTAACAGTATAACTGATAAAATACACAGTAGCAAAGTAATTAACCTTCAAGAGGATAATAAAACAATGACCCCATTACTGCCTAGTGATATACACTGTCTTGCACTTTTTCTGTCTAGATCACCTAATATGCAATTGAAGACGCTTAATTCATTGCTTTGTCACATTGGAGATGCCGGGCTGAGGATACTTCATCAGCCACTAGTCAACAGTAGTATAACAATTGATAAGATTAACTTGTGCAATAACTCACTGACATCACAATCATCAGAGATCGTGTGTGAGATCGCAACTTCTTGTAAAACAACAAAGTTGAACATTGCAAATAATAAATTTACAGATGGTTTAGACTTATCAAACAACTCAACACTTGAACTATTGATCATAGACAAGAATGACATGTCATCTAGTGGAGCAAGTAAACTATTTGTTGCATTGCGAAACAACAAAGACACCAAGTTGCGGAGTCTACATATCAATAACAATCAAATTGATGACGAAACAGTAAGTGACATTACACAGTTCCTGATGGAAAATAATACTCTTACGGAACTTTCTATATTGAACAACAGATTGAGCGGAAGAGGTATCCTCACAATTTTGAAGTCATTATATCACAATAATACTCTTACAAATTTAAACATTGGTTTGTGGCTTATTAAAGAAAATGCTGACATGATAGCAGAGAGGGAACAATTATTAATAGGCAAGCTAAATAGCCGTTATATTGTATAG